One genomic region from Pararge aegeria chromosome 14, ilParAegt1.1, whole genome shotgun sequence encodes:
- the LOC120629594 gene encoding uncharacterized protein LOC120629594, with product MDCCSVQNTFLLILLALLVGQGDGRWKKSNREMLQHDVKLFKKMTEKIKDELGAYYEEYSDEPFADYFFEEIDYLQSRIERNMNRKTRTGRRKEINNSNFDDENNSPQRYTKNVLKNIQASVKNVTFESSDRSYEWPSFEDILSEMGKKYDWKNDRWIKVRTKIKRKNEAKPTIHSKSSIEHLKHNFRYRIVKLNRGKSKRNVVVAVTAVR from the exons ATGGATTGTTGCTCCGTGCAGAATACATTCTTGTTAATTTTGCTTGCTTTATTAGTAG GTCAAGGCGATGGTAGATGGAAAAAATCAAATAGAGAAATGCTTCAGCACgatgtaaaattattcaaaaagatGACTG AAAAAATCAAAGACGAACTCGGAGCATATTACGAGGAATACTCAGATGAACCATTTGCGGATTATTTTTTTGAAGAGATAGATTATTTGCAGAGTAGAATTGAGAGAAATATGAACAGAAAAACGAGAACAGGCAGacgtaaagaaataaacaattcTAATTTTGATGACGAAAATAATTCTCCACAACGTTATACAAAAAACGTGTTAAAGAACATTCAGGCTTCAGTAAAAAACGTCACTTTTGAATCAAGTGATAGAAGTTATGAGTGGCCTAGTTTTGAAGATATTTTATCAGAAATGGGAAAAAAGTACGATTGGAAAAACGACCGATGGATAAAAGTAAGGACTAAAATAAAGAGGAAAAACGAAGCGAAGCCAACAATACACTCTAAGAGTAGTATCGAACACCTTAAACATAACTTTAGGTATagaattgtaaaattaaatagggGGAAAAGCAAAAGAAATGTTGTGGTAGCTGTGACAGCAGttagatag